One window from the genome of Nicotiana sylvestris chromosome 9, ASM39365v2, whole genome shotgun sequence encodes:
- the LOC104215846 gene encoding uncharacterized protein, giving the protein MEFIRLAKHVPYMVKTEKAKIRRFVDGLAYHIKDTTSAAAIGMTAFSSVVGFAKQLEKHRQHRREEKENNKKARTSGKFNGTSTGGGRDSSNKESLAPAQSSHQSGLCGTCKRQHSGQCKLRFHGCYHCGDIGHIKANCPKLRRNFSGGSTLPSSSSATVVAPPQARGSHNQTGHGAGRGAD; this is encoded by the exons ATGGAATTCATAAGGTTAGCTAAGCATGTTCCTTACATGGTTAAGACTGAAAAAGCAAAGATTCGTAGGTTTGTTGACGGCTTAGCTTATCATATTAAGGATACGACATCAGCTGCAGCGATAGGAATGACAGCCTTCTCCTCTGTTGTGGGATTTGCCAAGCAGTTAGAAAAACACAGACAACataggagagaagaaaaagagaataaCAAGAAAGCCCGGACATCGGGCAAGTTTAATGGTACATCCACCGGAGGTGGAAGGGATTCCTCTAATAAGGAGTCATTAGCACCAGCTCAGTCCAGTCATCAGTCAG GTCTTTGTGGAACATGTAAGCGGCAACATTCAGGTCAGTGCAAGCTCAGGTTTCATGGTTGCTATCATTGCGGAGACATTGGTCATATAAAGGCCAACTGCCCAAAGTTGAGACGTAATTTTAGTGGGGGATCAACTCTTCCTTCTAGTTCCTCAGCTACTGTAGTTGCACCACCTCAGGCTCGTGGTTCTCATAATCAGACCGGGCATGGAGCAGGCAGAGGTGCAgattga